The nucleotide window CCAGGCATACTCCAGGACGCATTTCCCCGTGACCTTGTCCGCGTCGTTGGGATCATGGAACACCATGGTTTCCCGGACGAGATTGGCTTTGGCCTCGACTTCGACGCCATTCGCCGGGGACTGGAAAACCTTGGCGGAGGTAAGGACGAAATCACCCGTCTGGCCCGCCGCCTGGATCATTGGCGAATCTCCCGCCGGCATGGAAAGCGCTCCGGAACCGATGGTCAAAGCCAAGAAACAAGGCACCGCTAAAGAGCGAATGTTCATAGCTCCTCCTTTTGGCCGTTCTTGATTCTCACGCTATCATGCTCTTTTGGCCGGGTCAAATTTCTTCCCGTCATTTCCCCGACTTTTCCAAGATTCTCGCCGCCGCGGCATGGTTCGGGTTCGCGGCCAACGCCGCCTTGAATTCGGCCGCCGCGCCGGCCTGGTCGCCGAGTCCCAGCTTGGCCAGGCCCAACAGGTAATGGGCTTGAGCCGTCTGGACCGCCGCCGACTGCCGCTCACCGAACTTTTCGAAAAAGTCGACAGCCGGAGCTGACTTCAGCCGGTCCTCGGCCGCTTTCCGCAGGGCTTCGAACGCGCCGTTCGCGTCCGCCCCGCGCCCCAAAGCGGCCATCGCCATCCCGGTATAATAAGCCCCTTCGGCATAGCCCGGCGGCCAAGAGGCCGCCTTCTCGAAAGCCAGGCGCGCCTTGGCCGCGTCGCCGATCCCGGCCTGGGCCGAAGCCATGAGATAAAACGCGCGGGGCGATCCGCCTCCGGCGGCCGGGGCCGCAACTTCAAGATTCTCGGGATAGGTCAGCGCCGCCTCGAAATCCTTGAGGGCCACGCCGTATTTCTTGGCCTCCAGAAGATTCTCGCCTCTCAAAAGATGAGCCTCGACAAAGACGCCGTGGATCTCGCCGCCGCCCTCCCAAACATGAAAGCGGCGGTTTTGCAGGAGGTCCAGGGCCCGATCGTATTTCCCGGTTTGAACCAGGAGCTTGATCTCGCGGGCCAGGGCATCGTCGCGCAAAGCCACCGCCTTATGATCTTTCTCGAGCAGGGCCAGCCGACGGGCTGCCAGGACGCCGGCCGCTTCGTAGAGCCGGTCGATCTCCTCATGAAGCTTTGGGTCGCCGGGCGAAACGGCCAACGCGGCCTCATACTCCCTGATCGCCCCGACGAGGTCGTTCTTGACCCGGGCCAAGGCCCAGCCGAGGTTGCGCCGGCTTGTGGGGAACTTCGGATCCAAGGCCGCGGCCTTCCCCCATTCGGCCAGAGCCGCCGCCGGCTGGATGTCGAAGAGCAGGTTCCCGAGATAATAGGGCGCCCGGGCATCCTTGGGATCGACGCTCTGAGCCCAGCGGAGGATTTCAATGAACTCGAGCTGAAACGGGAATCCATAATCGGCCGGGCAGGCGGCCGCGGCCCGCAAACGGGCCGCCGCGCCGTCTTTGTCTCCCTTCTGGTCGAGAATCCAGGCCAGCATATAATGGACCAGCGGGAAGTCGCTAGCGCCCTTTTTGTCAAGATCGATGATCCGGCGCAGGACTTCGGCCGCCTCGTCCCACAGGCCGCAGCGGATATAGTCGGAAGCCAGCTCCAGGTAGTTGGCCGGCTCGTCCCGCATCAGGGCGGCCAACCGCCGGAGGACCGCGGCCCCCTCCTCGCCGCCCTGGGCCGCGCGGATGAGCCCGGTCTCGTTCCAGCCCCAAAAATCGAGCGGGTCGAGGGCCAATACCTCCTGAGCCGCAGCCCGCGCCTTGTCTAAGGCCCCGATTTTGCGCAAGAGCGCAGTCATCAAGGCGGCGGCGTCGGGGCTCTTGGCGTTCTTGGCCACCGCCCGATCGAGATGCTCCAAAGCATCGGCATAATCGCCGGCCCGGCTCGCCGCAAACGCCAGTTCGGTGAAGGCGGCGGCTGTCCAAGCGTCATCCCAGGAGGCGCGCTGGAAGGCATCCTCGGCTTCCGCCGTTTGGCCCAGGGCGCGACGGGCCAGCCCGAGGCAGAAAAGCGCTTCGCCGTCCTTGGGCCGGGTGTAGCTCCCGGTCGCCCGCTCGACCGCCTTGGCCAGCTTCGTCTCCGCCGCCGCGTAGAGCCCCCGCTTGAGGTCGAGGATGCCGAGGGCGGTGTTAGTCCGGTAGTCCCCCGGATCGCGGCGAAGCGCCTCGATGTAATAGGGCTCGGGCTCGAGGGACGGGTTGTGGAACTGTTCGAGTCGGAGGCCCGTCAGGTAGAGCTCTTCGACGGTGGGGACGTCCTTGGGCGAGGGCGGGGCCGTCACCGGGGCCGGGAGGGCGGCTTTCGCCGGAACGGGCTTGGCCGCCCCCGGCTGTGCGGTGCCGCCCATCCCGCCCCGCGGGATATACGGCGCGTCGGCCCCGTTCCCAGGGGCGTACGGGGGCTCCACGACATAGCGGACAATGAGCCTTCCGTCCTGCGTCCAGAGCGACAGGGTCGGGTTGCGGGCGCCGGGAGCGTCTTCGAACCAGGGCATCTCCTTCACGAACGGCCGGCCCGGGCCCAAGGAGATGCGCTCCTCGTGCAGAGTCACGACGCCGGAAGAGAGGACGGCCCGAGCGTCGCGGATGTCGCGGGTGGCATAGAACGCGAAGCGGGCCTTGCCGCCGCCGATGGTCAGGTCGCAGGCCGCCTCGCGCGAAGCCGCCTTGACGCCGCCGATCCCGCGCAACGGATACCAATATTGCCGCACGATCCGGGTCTCGTAAGGGCGCGTCCAACTGTAATCCGGCTGGTTGTCCGACCAAGCCCCGAACATGAGCTCCGCGTAGGGTCCGTCCGTGTCGGTCAACAGCTTTTCCCACAGGGCGCCCTCGTTGCCCGTCCCCCAGGTCCAGAGCTTCTTCCCGGGGACGAGATTATGGTCGCCGACGAAGCAGACGCCGGCTTCCTTGGCATGATCATAGCCGGCCAGGAAATCGCCCTTTCCGTCGAAAGCGAAGAACGAGGTCGGTCGAGTGTGGCTCTTCAGCCGGCTGACGTCGACACCGGCCCGGTAGTCCTGGCCATTGAAGATCTCCGTTGAGATCGGCCAGAAGGAGAACTGGTTCTTGCCGTGGAAAGTCGCCAGCGCGGTGTCGGGCGGGAAGATGACCTGATAATCCGGCGTGGCATGGATCGCGGCGTTGGCGAAGAAGAGCATCGACTGGGGCAGGGGCGTCCGATTGAAAGTCCGGAGGGTCACTTCCACAGCCGACGAGTCGGGCCGCAGGGTCAGGCCGACCCGCCACTTGGTCCGCTGGCGCCGTTCGATCTCGCCGACCCAGACGGTGGCGCTGCCGTCGGCCCCATTGACCAGGAGATGATCGACGGGCATGAAAGTCGTGGCCCGATGGTGGTGGGGGACGTTCCATTCGACACCACCCGAGATCCAGGCGCCCAACATGCCGATCAGGGCCGGCTTGACGACGTGCTGACGGTAGATGAAATCGTAGTCGTTAGTCTTGTCGACGGCATAGAACAGCCGCCCGCCGAGCTCGGGCAGGACGCACAGCTTGAGATAGGCGTTCTCCAGATACACGGCCCGATAGGCCTTGTCCTGCCTGATCCCGGTCAGCCGGTCGAGGAAGGCGTAGGGATAGACCGGACCCTTGGCCCCTTGGTAAGCGCGCCCGTCGTAAAACATCGGGTTCTTTTCGGCCGCCTCGACGCCATAAGTCGGGAGGACAAGGATCTCTTCCCAGGCCCGGGCCGCGGCTCCGACCTGGGCGGTCGCCAAGCCGGCGGCGACCAGGAAGAGGAGACAAGCGGCCACGCAAGGGCGCCAAGCGCGACGCATGAACGGATCACAGGGGTAGGAGCGCATCAGCCACCTCGCAAAGACGGGATCGTCAGGAAGTCCGACGGGCAACACGGCGGGCGCGGCGGCGCCGGCGAAGCCGCCGCACGATCCAGACCGCCAAGACCACGATCAGGGTCAGGAAGGCCAGGACGATATAGGTCAAGCCGCCGCCCCCGATCAGGATCCGCAACGGGCTCCAGGAAGGCACCGGCCCGAAGCGGCCTTCGGGCTTGCGGTAGCGAGCCGGGATATCGGGGATGGCGTCGCCGTCGAGGTCCGGAAGATCTTTCAGGACTCCGGCCAAGGCCTTCCATCCCTTGAGCTCCTGCAGACCGGGGGCTGCCGGATCGGCGTCGACGGCGGCCCTCAACTGATCCTGAAGCGGCCGGCCCTCGGCGTCACGGGCCTGCATTTTCAGCAGTCCGTAGGATGCTTTGGAGACATAATCGACCATGGCCCCGGCATACGAGTCCACCACGATCCGGTAGAGCTTGCCCGAATCGAGGGGCGCGTAGGAGCCGTCCGGCTCCAGAACCGAAACATCTGTCACCCGATCGAAGGCCAGGCGGTGGGGGTTATAGTGGAAGCGAAGGCCGGAGAACTGCAGGGCCGCGTCGGATTTCATCGGCACGACCGAGGCCTGAACTTCGACCAGATGCCGGAGCTCTTTCCCTTTGAGCCAAAGCGAGAGGAGGGGATAGCCCGGCTGGCGGTCGGGGCCCAAGCCCAGGGAGAAGACGCGGAAGACATCCTCCACGGTGATCGGCCCGGCCAGAAACGCGCCGCGGACGACTCCCACGGGGACGATGACCGCATGGATATGCGGGGAGGAAGAGCCTTCGGCTTTGCGAACGGCTTCCCGCAGGGCATCCGCCAGAAAGTCCCCCATCCCGGCTTCGACCCCGCTTGCTTCCATGGCCTCGGGCGATTCCAGATCGAAGGCGCTCTCGGCCAAGACTTGCCCGAATCCTCCGGGGAAATCGGTCAGATAGTCTTTTTCGATCATCGCCTTGAAGCCGGCGGCTGCGGCGGCAACGGCCGGATCTTCGGGAACATCGGGCCCCACCGGAAGCAGGGCATAGGAGACGACTTTAGCGCCCTCCCTGCCCCCGACGGCGGCTTCCAGCCGCCCCAGATACTCGCCCCCCCAGCCCGCCGAAACGATGATGGTCCGGCCGGCGAAGCGCGGGACTTTCATCACAGTGTGGGTATGGGCGCTGATCAGGATATCGATCCCCGGCTCGGCCAGGGCCAGCTTCTCGTCCTCGGAGTCGGATGGATCATCGGACGTTCCGACATGGGAGAGGGCGATGATCAGATCGGCTTTTTCCTTGGTCCGCAGGATCTCGACGACCCGCCTGGCTTCGGCCGCGGCGTCCAGGAACTTGACGGGGCCCGCGAACGGCGAATCGTCGGCCGCGGACGTCCCGAAGAGACCGAAGATGCCCACCCGCAAGCCGCCGCGCTCAAGGACGATATAGTCGCGGACCGGGTAGTCGCGGAAAGCGGTCCGTCCGGCTTCGGCTTCGGGACCGGCGCCTTCGATCCCGATGTTGGAGGCGACGAGAGCCGGCAGGTCCTTGCCCTTGGCCTTGGCCGCCTGCAGACAGCGGGCCAGGCCGTCGAGCCCGAAGTCGAACTCGTGATTGCCCAAGGTCGAAGCCTCGAACCCCATCAGGCCCAACAGCCGCAGCTCGGCCGCCTCGGTCATGAACAGGGTATGGAAGAGCGTGCCCATGCTGAAATCGCCGGCATCCAGGACCAGGGTACCTCCGGCTGCGGCGTCCCGCTCGCGGCGGATGAGGGAGGCCAGCCGGGCGAAGCCGCCGCGCTCGATCCGCTTCCCGTCCTCGCCGAGGAAGACGCGGGGCAGGACGATCGAGTGCAGGTCGTTAGTGAAGAGGATGACCAGCTTTCTCTCGGCCTGGGCCGGGACCGCCCGGGCTTCGGCCGCGACGAATCCGGACAGAAGGAAGACGGCCAAGGCGGCCGCCGCGGTGCGCTTGACCTTCATGCCTCCCCTCCTTATTCCCGCGGCCCGGGAGCC belongs to Candidatus Aminicenantes bacterium and includes:
- a CDS encoding DUF5107 domain-containing protein — its product is MAACLLFLVAAGLATAQVGAAARAWEEILVLPTYGVEAAEKNPMFYDGRAYQGAKGPVYPYAFLDRLTGIRQDKAYRAVYLENAYLKLCVLPELGGRLFYAVDKTNDYDFIYRQHVVKPALIGMLGAWISGGVEWNVPHHHRATTFMPVDHLLVNGADGSATVWVGEIERRQRTKWRVGLTLRPDSSAVEVTLRTFNRTPLPQSMLFFANAAIHATPDYQVIFPPDTALATFHGKNQFSFWPISTEIFNGQDYRAGVDVSRLKSHTRPTSFFAFDGKGDFLAGYDHAKEAGVCFVGDHNLVPGKKLWTWGTGNEGALWEKLLTDTDGPYAELMFGAWSDNQPDYSWTRPYETRIVRQYWYPLRGIGGVKAASREAACDLTIGGGKARFAFYATRDIRDARAVLSSGVVTLHEERISLGPGRPFVKEMPWFEDAPGARNPTLSLWTQDGRLIVRYVVEPPYAPGNGADAPYIPRGGMGGTAQPGAAKPVPAKAALPAPVTAPPSPKDVPTVEELYLTGLRLEQFHNPSLEPEPYYIEALRRDPGDYRTNTALGILDLKRGLYAAAETKLAKAVERATGSYTRPKDGEALFCLGLARRALGQTAEAEDAFQRASWDDAWTAAAFTELAFAASRAGDYADALEHLDRAVAKNAKSPDAAALMTALLRKIGALDKARAAAQEVLALDPLDFWGWNETGLIRAAQGGEEGAAVLRRLAALMRDEPANYLELASDYIRCGLWDEAAEVLRRIIDLDKKGASDFPLVHYMLAWILDQKGDKDGAAARLRAAAACPADYGFPFQLEFIEILRWAQSVDPKDARAPYYLGNLLFDIQPAAALAEWGKAAALDPKFPTSRRNLGWALARVKNDLVGAIREYEAALAVSPGDPKLHEEIDRLYEAAGVLAARRLALLEKDHKAVALRDDALAREIKLLVQTGKYDRALDLLQNRRFHVWEGGGEIHGVFVEAHLLRGENLLEAKKYGVALKDFEAALTYPENLEVAAPAAGGGSPRAFYLMASAQAGIGDAAKARLAFEKAASWPPGYAEGAYYTGMAMAALGRGADANGAFEALRKAAEDRLKSAPAVDFFEKFGERQSAAVQTAQAHYLLGLAKLGLGDQAGAAAEFKAALAANPNHAAAARILEKSGK
- a CDS encoding bifunctional UDP-sugar hydrolase/5'-nucleotidase; translated protein: MKVKRTAAAALAVFLLSGFVAAEARAVPAQAERKLVILFTNDLHSIVLPRVFLGEDGKRIERGGFARLASLIRRERDAAAGGTLVLDAGDFSMGTLFHTLFMTEAAELRLLGLMGFEASTLGNHEFDFGLDGLARCLQAAKAKGKDLPALVASNIGIEGAGPEAEAGRTAFRDYPVRDYIVLERGGLRVGIFGLFGTSAADDSPFAGPVKFLDAAAEARRVVEILRTKEKADLIIALSHVGTSDDPSDSEDEKLALAEPGIDILISAHTHTVMKVPRFAGRTIIVSAGWGGEYLGRLEAAVGGREGAKVVSYALLPVGPDVPEDPAVAAAAAGFKAMIEKDYLTDFPGGFGQVLAESAFDLESPEAMEASGVEAGMGDFLADALREAVRKAEGSSSPHIHAVIVPVGVVRGAFLAGPITVEDVFRVFSLGLGPDRQPGYPLLSLWLKGKELRHLVEVQASVVPMKSDAALQFSGLRFHYNPHRLAFDRVTDVSVLEPDGSYAPLDSGKLYRIVVDSYAGAMVDYVSKASYGLLKMQARDAEGRPLQDQLRAAVDADPAAPGLQELKGWKALAGVLKDLPDLDGDAIPDIPARYRKPEGRFGPVPSWSPLRILIGGGGLTYIVLAFLTLIVVLAVWIVRRLRRRRRARRVARRTS